Part of the Streptococcus ilei genome is shown below.
CTAAAAAGATGGAATGGGCCTTTCTAACTGGGGTAGCAGGAGGAAAGGATGTTTACTTGACTTGTGGATGGAAATCCATAGAAAAATGGTTCAAGTCGTGGTCAAGAGGTTGCTTTTGTGATAGAATAAATAGGATTATAGAAAATGGAGAAGAAGATGCGAAACAGACCAATTATTATCGGTGTAACAGGTGGTTCTGGTGGGGGGAAAACCAGTGTTTCTCGTGCAATTTTATCCCACTTCCCAGATGAAAAGATTGCTATGATTGAACACGACTCTTATTATAAGGATCAAAGCCATTTAACCTTTGAAGAGCGGATTCAGACCAACTACGACCATCCCTTTGCCTTTGATACCGATCTCATGATCGAGCAAATCAATGAGTTGTTGGCTGGCCGTCCAGTGGATATCCCAACTTACGACTACGCAGCGCATACGCGTAGCGCTAAGACTTATCGCCAGGAGCCTCAGGATGTTTTTATCGTTGAGGGGATTTTGGTCTTGGAGGACAAGCGTCTTCGTGACTTGATGGATATCAAGATTTTTGTTGATACCGATGATGATGTGCGGATCATTCGCCGGATTAAGCGGGATATGGAAGAGCGTGGTCGGAGTTTGGACAGTGTCATCGATCAGTACTTAGGAGTGGTGAAACCGATGTACCACCAGTTCATCGAGCCAACCAAGCGCTATGCGGATGTCATCATTCCAGAAGGTGTGACCAATACCGTAGCCATTGATTTGATTACGACCAAGATTGAAAAGATCTTGAGCGAATCACGTGAAGGATAAGATAACAAGTGAGAGAGGTTAGGAAGTAGTGTCCCAGCCTCTTTTCCATGACAAATAGGGAGAAATATGAAAAAGTTAAGAAGGGAGTTTCACTCCAGAAGTAAGGCCTTTGCCTGCCTATTGACCATGTGTGCAGGCTTTTCAGATGCCTACACCTTTATCGAAAGAGGAGGGACCTTGGCCGCGGGCCAAACTGGGAACGTGGTCTTTCTATCCGTTGGGTTAATTGGCCATGAAATCGCGGATGTGGAGGTCAAACTAGCAACCATGTTGGCCTTTATGATCGGGATTTTCTTGATGACCGTCTTTCAACGCTTCTTTAGCCATTCCGTTTGGCGACTCAGTACCTTGGTTCCCTTGGTTTTGACGACCTTGGTGGCTGGCTTTCTGCCAAAAGAAGTGCCCAATGTTTTGATTGTACCTTTCTTTGGGCTGAGCCTAGGAATTGTAGCCATTTCCTTTGGAGAAGTCGATAGCTATGCTTATAACCATTCCTTTATGACAGGGAATCTCAAGAAGACCATGGTCGCTTACGGGAATTTTGTGCGGGATCGCAAGATGGAGTTTTTCTGGGAGTCTCTCTTTATGACTTCTTTGATTGGGAGCTTTGTGGGAGGAGCTATTCTTTCCACCTTCCTCATCCAATATTACGGCCTTCGGACCATCTGGTTTGTTTCCCTTGTTCTGACCCTCTTTCTCTCTTACCGGGCGATTCAATATGTTCGAAGGGATATCTAGTCAAATTCAAATAGTTTGATCAATCAGTCAGGGAGCAAAATCCCTGACTTTTTAATTGGGAATATTTGCTTGATAGTTCTGATGGCAAGCTGGGTTGTTATCGAAGGTTGCTCCGTTGTAAATACTTAATTTTCTAACTAAAGTTTGGTATAATAAAGGTTATGAATACGCAAGAAAAAGAATCAAATTATAAACTCTTACTATCCCAGTTAGAAGCTCTTTTAGAAGGAGAGAGCAATGCCTTGGCCAATTTATCCAATGCCAGTGCTTTGCTCAATCAAGCCCTACCACATTCGGTCTTTGCAGGTTTTTATCTTTATGATCAAAAAGAGCTGATTTTAGGCCCCTTTCAAGGTCAGGTTTCCTGTGTCCACATTGCCTTAGGAAAAGGTGTTTGTGGAGAAGCAGCAGAGAAAAGAGAGACGCTGGTAATTGAGGATGTGACCCAGCATGCCAATTATATCTCTTGTGACAGTCGGGCCATGAGTGAGATTGTGGTTCCCATGGTCTTGAATGACCAGTTACTGGGTGTGTTGGATTTAGATTCGGATCGGGTGGGAGATTATGACGATCTAGATCGCCTTTATTTGGAACGTTTTGTAGCTATCTTGCTTGAAAAAATGAATTGGAATTTTAGGATGTTTGGAGTAGTAAACTAATGTATCAAGCCCTCTATCGTAAATACCGAAGCCAGACCTTTGGCCAGCTTGTAGGGCAGGAGGTTATTGCGACGACCCTACGACAAGCTGTCGAACAGGGAAAAATTAGCCATGCCTATCTCTTTTCTGGCCCTCGTGGGACAGGGAAGACCAGTGTGGCAAAAATCTTTGCCAAGGCCATGAACTGCCCCAATCAAACAGGGGGAGAGCCTTGTAACGAATGTTATATCTGTGAAGCCATTACCAATGGCAGTTTAGAGGATGTCATCGAGATTGACGCCGCCTCTAATAATGGGGTAGATGAGATCCGTGATATCCGCGATAAATCCACCTATGCGCCTAGCCTGGCCCCTCATAAGGTCTATATCATTGACGAGGTCCACATGCTCTCGACGGGAGCCTTTAACGCCCTTCTCAAGACCTTGGAAGAACCGACAGAAAATGTGGTCTTTATTTTAGCGACAACGGAATTGCATAAGATTCCAGCAACCATCCTTTCGCGGGTTCAACGTTTTGAGTTCAAATCCATCAAGACGCCAGCCATTCAAGACCACCTAAAAGCTGTTTTGGAGAAAGAAGGGATTGATTACGAAGAAGAAGCTGTAGCCATTATTGCCCGTCGGGCAGAAGGTGGGATGCGGGATGCTTTGTCCATTTTGGACCAGGCCCTCAGCCTGACAGCTGGTGCCCAATTGACCACTG
Proteins encoded:
- a CDS encoding GAF domain-containing protein is translated as MNTQEKESNYKLLLSQLEALLEGESNALANLSNASALLNQALPHSVFAGFYLYDQKELILGPFQGQVSCVHIALGKGVCGEAAEKRETLVIEDVTQHANYISCDSRAMSEIVVPMVLNDQLLGVLDLDSDRVGDYDDLDRLYLERFVAILLEKMNWNFRMFGVVN
- the udk gene encoding uridine kinase, with translation MRNRPIIIGVTGGSGGGKTSVSRAILSHFPDEKIAMIEHDSYYKDQSHLTFEERIQTNYDHPFAFDTDLMIEQINELLAGRPVDIPTYDYAAHTRSAKTYRQEPQDVFIVEGILVLEDKRLRDLMDIKIFVDTDDDVRIIRRIKRDMEERGRSLDSVIDQYLGVVKPMYHQFIEPTKRYADVIIPEGVTNTVAIDLITTKIEKILSESREG
- a CDS encoding YoaK family protein, coding for MKKLRREFHSRSKAFACLLTMCAGFSDAYTFIERGGTLAAGQTGNVVFLSVGLIGHEIADVEVKLATMLAFMIGIFLMTVFQRFFSHSVWRLSTLVPLVLTTLVAGFLPKEVPNVLIVPFFGLSLGIVAISFGEVDSYAYNHSFMTGNLKKTMVAYGNFVRDRKMEFFWESLFMTSLIGSFVGGAILSTFLIQYYGLRTIWFVSLVLTLFLSYRAIQYVRRDI